Below is a genomic region from Candidatus Cloacimonadota bacterium.
ACCAAAAATCATATCAAAGGTTTCTTTAGTAGCATAGAAGAATTGAGATTTAGAATTTGGTGAAATGTGTTGACAAATTCCTGCATTTCTAAGCTATATCATTTTAGTGAAAAATTACTTACAAGGAGAACAACCATGCCAAGAATGACGGTTGATCCAAACTACTGCAAGGGATGTGGTTTATGCATTGCTGCCTGCCCGAAAAAGATAATCCGCTTTTCGGAAAACATCAATGCCAAAGGCTATCATTATGCAGAGTGTTTTGAGCAAGATAAGTGCATCGCATGCAAGATGTGCTATGTAACCTGCCCCGATGTGGCAATAACGGTTGAGAAGTGAGGCAATAATGGCGAAGATATTGATGAAAGGAAACGAAGCAGTAGCGGAAGCTGCCATTCGCAGTGGATGCAGATTGTATTTTGCCTATCCCATCACTCCTCAAAGTGAATTGATTGAATACATGGCACGTATGATGCCGAAAGTTAATGGAACGTTTTTACAAGCAGAAAGTGAAGTGGCTGCCATAAATATGGTTTATGGTGCTGCGGGTTGTGGAAAGAGAGTAATGACTTCTTCTTCATCTCCGGGCATATCCTTAAAAATGGAAGGCATTTCATACATCGCTGGTGCTCAACTGCCCTGTGTAATTGTAAACGTTCAACGTGGAGGACCTGGATTAGGAGATATCCAACCAGCGCAAGGAGACTATTTTCAGGCAACAAAAGGTGGTGGACATGGAGATTATCGTTTGATCGTGTTAGCTCCCAGTTCTGTTCAGGAATTTGCTGATATGGCTTCGGAAGCGTTTGATCTGGCAGATAAATACCGCAATCCTGTGATGATTCTTGCCGATGGCATGCTAGGTCAGATGATGG
It encodes:
- a CDS encoding ferredoxin family protein is translated as MPRMTVDPNYCKGCGLCIAACPKKIIRFSENINAKGYHYAECFEQDKCIACKMCYVTCPDVAITVEK